A section of the Candidatus Methylomirabilota bacterium genome encodes:
- a CDS encoding ABC transporter ATP-binding protein — MAGAKPSLIALERVAKAYKLRGGAQLLAIDEVSLDVGDGEFVTIVGPSGCGKSTLLKLVAGLVFPSRGEIRLDGEPVTGPRRGVGMVFQSAVLLKWKTVLGNVMFPLRIMRLDQPRYEQRARELLEITGLADFADRYPRELSGGMQQRVAICRALVFDPKVLLMDEPFGALDAMTREELSIELLRIWQGARKTVLFVTHSISEAVLLADRVVVMSARPGRVVDVLDVDLPRPRGLAVTETEAFQGYVARIRRLIFGRATAETVATRGR, encoded by the coding sequence ATGGCGGGCGCGAAGCCATCCCTGATCGCCCTGGAGCGCGTGGCGAAGGCGTACAAGCTGCGAGGCGGCGCCCAGCTGTTGGCGATCGACGAGGTCTCGCTCGACGTCGGGGACGGCGAGTTCGTCACGATCGTGGGACCGAGCGGCTGCGGCAAGTCGACGCTGCTGAAGCTCGTGGCGGGTCTGGTGTTTCCGAGCCGGGGCGAGATCCGCCTGGACGGCGAGCCCGTGACCGGACCGCGGCGCGGGGTCGGCATGGTGTTCCAGAGCGCCGTGCTGCTGAAGTGGAAGACCGTGCTGGGAAATGTGATGTTCCCCCTCCGGATCATGCGCCTCGACCAGCCACGGTACGAGCAGAGGGCCCGCGAGCTCCTCGAGATCACCGGCCTGGCAGACTTCGCCGACCGGTACCCGAGGGAGCTGTCGGGCGGCATGCAGCAACGCGTCGCCATCTGCCGCGCCCTGGTGTTCGATCCGAAGGTCCTGCTGATGGACGAGCCGTTCGGAGCGCTCGACGCCATGACCCGGGAGGAGCTGAGCATCGAATTGCTCCGGATCTGGCAGGGTGCCCGGAAGACCGTCCTGTTCGTCACCCACAGCATCAGCGAGGCCGTGCTCCTCGCCGACCGAGTGGTGGTGATGTCGGCCCGGCCGGGACGCGTGGTCGACGTCCTCGACGTCGATCTACCTCGCCCGAGGGGTCTTGCGGTGACGGAGACCGAGGCGTTCCAGGGGTACGTGGCTCGCATCCGGAGGTTGATCTTCGGTCGGGCGACGGCAGAGACGGTGGCCACGCGTGGGCGGTAG
- a CDS encoding ABC transporter substrate-binding protein has translation MKPRAMYLVVGALLGLLAAGGATSSPAQAPERVIFGADWQILGQHIPFFVALDKGYYKEHGLDVEIQRGYGAADAVKRVAAGTVTFSFGDLGALVLARAEGIKVKMVAVYYGKAPYTVITRQDSGIREPRQLEGKTLGAPAGSATRAVFPAFAKLAGVDASKVKWSTGDSTMLWNLFFAKRVDGLATFIVNKPDIEKRATEAGFAVSSLTYADFGLVMYSNGILAREETIRDNPALVRNFVQASLKGLDAALKNPDEGAAILVKHRKELDVESVKQQLLEVQKLAMTDEARKNGLGFMAPDKVEKTRDVIVDVYEVKAKITAEDLYTNAFLK, from the coding sequence ATGAAGCCACGAGCGATGTACCTGGTGGTGGGTGCGCTCCTCGGGCTCCTGGCGGCCGGGGGCGCGACGAGCAGTCCCGCCCAGGCCCCGGAGAGGGTGATCTTCGGCGCCGACTGGCAGATCCTCGGACAGCACATCCCGTTCTTCGTGGCGCTGGACAAGGGGTACTACAAAGAGCACGGTCTCGACGTCGAGATTCAGCGTGGCTACGGCGCCGCCGACGCCGTCAAGCGCGTCGCGGCGGGGACGGTCACCTTCTCCTTCGGCGACCTGGGCGCCCTCGTGCTGGCGCGCGCCGAAGGCATCAAGGTGAAGATGGTGGCCGTCTACTACGGCAAGGCGCCGTACACCGTCATCACCCGGCAGGACAGCGGGATCCGAGAGCCGCGCCAGCTCGAAGGGAAGACCCTGGGCGCGCCGGCCGGCAGCGCGACCCGCGCCGTGTTCCCGGCCTTCGCGAAGCTGGCCGGGGTCGACGCCAGCAAGGTCAAGTGGAGCACGGGCGATTCCACGATGCTGTGGAATCTCTTCTTCGCGAAGCGCGTCGACGGCCTGGCCACGTTCATCGTGAACAAGCCGGACATCGAAAAGCGGGCGACCGAAGCCGGCTTCGCCGTTTCGTCCTTGACATATGCCGACTTCGGCCTCGTGATGTACAGCAACGGGATCCTCGCGCGGGAGGAGACGATCCGGGACAATCCCGCGCTGGTTCGCAACTTCGTCCAGGCCTCGTTGAAGGGGCTGGATGCCGCGCTGAAGAACCCCGACGAGGGCGCCGCGATTCTGGTCAAGCACCGCAAGGAGCTCGACGTCGAATCGGTCAAGCAGCAGCTACTCGAGGTCCAGAAGCTGGCCATGACCGACGAGGCGCGGAAGAACGGGTTAGGTTTCATGGCTCCCGACAAGGTGGAGAAGACTCGTGACGTCATCGTCGACGTCTACGAGGTGAAGGCGAAGATCACGGCCGAGGACCTGTATACGAACGCCTTCCTCAAGTAA
- a CDS encoding amidohydrolase family protein, with product MEADFVIKNGKVVTPHGTITGGLAVTGQKIVAVASDHELPRAREVHDAGGNYVLPGVIDPHVHLCSDQPGTPIERYATDFYTETRGAVHGGVTCFLTRIASLQSCQELFFRVAKWGEENALCDFILNAAVFAPVHLEEQAWLCEQGVAAFKHFFIAYKGQEGIQKGLQPVNAGILFQSFENIARLGFPAVGLVHPEEMDIIDVLKERLQKAGRKDLAAWTEARPAFTELMQIEAAALIAEATGARFYIPHLTIGRGVDTVERFLDRGVNIIAETCPHYLILHKDMAELEGWGKVVPPLRTQADQEALWTGIRRGIVRNIGSDHCPYSRASKEQGAGKDNLWTAMPGFNNGMEHLLPLMWTYGVHRGRITVEELAKICSENSARIFGIYPRKGALLPGSDADVIIVDPNKEAVIDENFYHSRSPEWSVFYGHRVRGLCTFTMVRGRVVLRDGKLNDAPGYAKFIPMAKY from the coding sequence ATGGAAGCGGATTTCGTCATCAAGAACGGGAAAGTCGTCACGCCACACGGCACCATCACGGGTGGCCTGGCCGTCACCGGCCAGAAGATCGTGGCGGTGGCGTCCGACCACGAGCTGCCCAGGGCCCGGGAGGTGCACGATGCCGGCGGGAACTACGTCCTGCCCGGCGTGATCGACCCCCACGTGCACCTGTGCTCCGACCAGCCCGGGACGCCGATCGAGCGATACGCGACCGATTTCTACACTGAGACCCGGGGCGCGGTCCATGGGGGGGTTACCTGCTTCCTCACGCGCATCGCGTCGCTCCAGAGCTGCCAAGAGCTGTTCTTTCGGGTCGCCAAGTGGGGCGAGGAGAACGCGCTCTGCGACTTCATCCTCAACGCTGCCGTCTTCGCCCCGGTCCATCTGGAAGAGCAGGCGTGGCTCTGCGAGCAGGGTGTGGCCGCCTTCAAGCATTTCTTCATCGCCTACAAAGGGCAAGAGGGAATCCAGAAGGGGCTGCAGCCGGTGAACGCCGGGATTCTCTTCCAGTCTTTCGAGAACATCGCGCGCCTCGGGTTTCCGGCCGTCGGACTCGTCCATCCCGAGGAGATGGACATCATCGACGTCCTCAAAGAACGGCTGCAGAAGGCCGGGCGAAAGGACCTGGCGGCGTGGACCGAGGCGCGCCCCGCCTTCACGGAGCTCATGCAGATCGAGGCGGCGGCGCTGATCGCGGAGGCGACCGGTGCCCGGTTCTACATCCCCCATCTGACGATCGGCCGGGGAGTGGACACGGTCGAGCGGTTCCTCGATCGGGGCGTGAACATCATCGCCGAGACCTGCCCGCACTATCTGATCCTGCACAAGGACATGGCGGAGCTCGAAGGGTGGGGCAAGGTCGTCCCGCCGCTCCGCACCCAGGCCGATCAGGAAGCCCTCTGGACCGGCATCCGGCGGGGCATCGTCCGGAACATCGGGTCGGATCATTGCCCCTACAGCCGGGCAAGCAAGGAACAGGGCGCGGGGAAGGACAATCTCTGGACCGCGATGCCGGGCTTCAACAACGGCATGGAGCATCTGCTCCCGCTGATGTGGACGTACGGCGTCCACCGGGGACGCATCACGGTCGAGGAGCTCGCGAAGATCTGTTCCGAGAACTCGGCCCGCATCTTCGGGATCTACCCGCGAAAGGGCGCCCTCCTGCCCGGGTCCGACGCCGACGTCATCATCGTCGACCCCAACAAGGAAGCCGTGATCGACGAGAACTTCTATCACAGCCGGAGCCCGGAATGGTCCGTGTTCTATGGCCACCGGGTCCGCGGCCTGTGCACGTTCACGATGGTGCGGGGACGGGTCGTGCTGCGAGACGGGAAGCTCAACGACGCTCCGGGCTATGCGAAGTTCATCCCGATGGCGAAGTACTAG
- a CDS encoding GntR family transcriptional regulator: MYRALREWILISDFRSGSLLTERELARRLEVSKTPVREALIRLGQEGFVEISPRRGIRVSSVSVQDLKEVFGIRSALEGLAAETAAGCIPRHVLVELRRQFRQAARAKDDERLFELGARLHDLTIEACGNRRLASIVDTIRAQIARYSRLASRLPEQARQSLRDHLRILRALERRDPVGARRAVEQHIRDVKENLVRSML; encoded by the coding sequence GTGTATCGCGCACTCCGGGAGTGGATCCTCATCAGCGACTTCCGCTCGGGATCCTTGCTCACCGAGCGGGAGCTGGCCCGACGCCTCGAGGTCAGCAAGACTCCGGTGCGCGAAGCCCTGATCCGCCTCGGACAGGAAGGATTTGTCGAGATCTCCCCCCGGCGCGGGATCCGCGTGTCGAGCGTCTCCGTGCAGGACCTCAAGGAAGTGTTCGGGATCCGGTCCGCGCTGGAGGGCCTGGCGGCCGAGACGGCGGCCGGCTGCATTCCGCGACACGTCCTGGTCGAGCTGCGCCGGCAGTTCCGTCAGGCGGCCCGGGCCAAGGACGATGAGCGGCTCTTCGAGCTCGGCGCGCGCCTGCACGATCTGACGATCGAGGCGTGTGGCAACCGCCGGCTGGCCAGCATCGTCGACACGATACGAGCCCAGATCGCCCGCTACTCCCGGCTTGCCTCCCGGCTGCCTGAACAGGCTCGCCAATCTCTCCGCGATCACCTGCGAATCCTGCGCGCGCTCGAACGGCGCGACCCCGTCGGGGCCCGGCGAGCCGTAGAACAGCACATCCGAGACGTGAAAGAGAACCTCGTTCGCTCGATGCTCTGA